Proteins co-encoded in one Corynebacterium lujinxingii genomic window:
- the hemW gene encoding radical SAM family heme chaperone HemW, producing MDSFGVYIHVPFCATRCGYCDFNTYTPTEVDSSHAQYLNALERELELAAAKGLPQAETVFIGGGTPSLLGAGGLGRILTAVRDTFGLTGNAEVTTESNPESTSPEYFAGLLEAGFTRVSLGMQSASTPVLKVLDRQHTPGRAVAAAREARAAGFEHVNLDMIYGTPTETDDDVRRTLDAILGTDVDHVSAYSLIVEDGTAMARKIRRGELPAPQEDVYADRYEIIACTLEANGYDWYEVSNWAKPGGECRHNLLYWHNQKWWGAGPGAHSFIGNERFFNVKRPERYAQLLDDDHLPIQATETITDEEAHTEAVMLGLRLCEGIPAGWVGDKARGVVDKHVRAGLLERGERLRVTDAGRLLADGIITDILAAE from the coding sequence ATGGATTCCTTCGGCGTCTATATCCACGTGCCGTTTTGCGCGACGCGCTGCGGCTACTGCGACTTCAACACCTACACGCCCACCGAGGTCGACTCCTCCCACGCGCAGTACTTAAACGCGCTGGAGCGCGAACTTGAACTCGCCGCCGCCAAGGGGCTGCCGCAAGCCGAGACGGTGTTCATCGGCGGCGGCACACCGTCGCTGCTCGGCGCGGGGGGCTTAGGTCGCATCCTCACCGCCGTGCGCGATACGTTCGGGCTCACAGGGAACGCGGAGGTGACCACGGAGTCGAACCCCGAGTCCACCAGCCCCGAGTACTTCGCCGGGCTGTTAGAGGCCGGGTTCACGCGCGTCTCACTCGGCATGCAGTCGGCCTCCACGCCGGTGTTGAAGGTGCTCGACCGCCAGCACACCCCGGGCCGCGCCGTCGCCGCCGCCCGCGAGGCCCGCGCGGCCGGTTTCGAGCACGTGAACCTGGACATGATCTACGGCACGCCCACCGAAACCGACGACGACGTCCGCCGCACCCTGGACGCCATCTTGGGCACGGACGTCGACCACGTCAGCGCCTATTCGCTCATCGTGGAAGACGGCACCGCCATGGCGCGCAAGATCCGACGCGGCGAACTGCCGGCACCACAGGAGGACGTCTACGCGGACCGCTACGAGATCATCGCGTGCACCCTCGAGGCGAACGGATACGACTGGTACGAGGTGTCCAACTGGGCCAAGCCGGGCGGCGAGTGCCGCCACAACCTCCTCTACTGGCACAACCAGAAGTGGTGGGGCGCAGGCCCGGGCGCGCACAGTTTCATCGGCAACGAGCGCTTCTTCAACGTCAAACGGCCCGAACGTTACGCCCAATTGCTTGACGACGACCACCTGCCCATCCAGGCCACCGAAACCATCACCGACGAGGAAGCCCACACGGAGGCGGTCATGCTGGGGCTGCGTCTGTGCGAGGGGATTCCTGCCGGGTGGGTGGGGGATAAGGCGCGTGGGGTCGTCGATAAGCATGTGCGTGCTGGACTGCTGGAGCGCGGCGAGCGGCTGCGGGTCACGGACGCAGGCCGGCTGCTTGCGGACGGCATCATCACCGATATCCTGGCAGCCGAGTAA
- a CDS encoding AMP-dependent synthetase/ligase — protein MPSTSHTTELGFTLSDTDTCLNRLIETCEAHPHLVLFSRPRNYEWVSVTAGEFLEEVYDVAKGLVAAGVEPGDRVAILSSTRYEWTLVDFAIWAAGAASVPIYPSSSMHQIQWILEDSGAKLAFTETRDHTQLMSPFLLGEEGTPRMADSTSKLERIYEFNSAAVEQIKFEGREVEQSLIDDRVAAIRHPDLGSIVYTSGTTGRPKGVEITHGNWAYQCWALLENEIGSVSFPGQRMVTFLPLAHVLARAVALAWTISGATQSHWSDTSTLTVELQRVRPNLVVGVPRVFEKVREGAYNKAADGSAIGKRLFLEAEKAAIEYSEALDTPEGPSRVQKAKVKLYDKLVYAKIKEAMGGSVWYGITGGSAMSADLSHFFRGMGVPIYEGYGLTETCAAACVNNADGNKVGTVGRPVNGYSVRINDDGEIEFKGPGVFEQYWGNPAATEEALTDGWFNTGDLGEVDEDGYVSITGRKKDLIVTAGGKNISPGPMEEIIRQDPLISNALVVGDGKPFVGVLVTLDEEELKRWKANHNIPANKKVADLAMDPALRAEVQDAVNMANATVSRAEAIKKFRILDRDLSEQHDEMTPTMKVKRNVVFQRFQEDIDKLYQR, from the coding sequence ATGCCTTCAACTTCGCACACGACGGAACTCGGTTTCACACTCAGCGACACGGACACCTGTTTGAACAGGTTGATCGAGACGTGTGAGGCGCACCCGCACCTCGTGCTGTTTTCGCGCCCGCGCAACTACGAGTGGGTCTCGGTGACTGCGGGCGAGTTTTTGGAGGAGGTCTACGACGTTGCGAAGGGCCTGGTCGCCGCGGGTGTTGAGCCGGGTGATCGCGTGGCCATCTTGTCGTCGACGCGCTACGAGTGGACGCTGGTCGACTTCGCCATCTGGGCCGCCGGCGCCGCGTCCGTGCCCATTTATCCGTCGTCGTCGATGCACCAGATCCAATGGATTTTGGAGGACTCCGGCGCAAAACTCGCGTTTACGGAAACGCGCGACCACACCCAACTGATGAGCCCGTTTTTGCTCGGCGAGGAAGGCACCCCGCGCATGGCGGATTCCACCTCGAAACTCGAGCGCATCTACGAGTTCAACTCGGCCGCGGTGGAGCAGATCAAGTTCGAGGGCCGCGAGGTGGAGCAGTCGCTTATCGACGACCGCGTGGCCGCCATCCGCCACCCCGATCTGGGCTCCATCGTGTACACCTCCGGCACCACCGGCCGGCCGAAGGGCGTGGAGATCACCCACGGCAACTGGGCGTACCAGTGCTGGGCGCTGTTGGAAAACGAGATCGGCTCCGTGTCGTTCCCGGGCCAGCGCATGGTGACGTTTTTGCCGCTCGCGCACGTGCTCGCGCGCGCGGTGGCGCTGGCGTGGACGATTTCGGGAGCGACGCAGTCGCACTGGTCCGACACCTCGACGCTGACCGTTGAACTGCAGCGCGTGCGCCCGAACCTGGTCGTCGGCGTGCCGCGCGTGTTTGAGAAGGTGCGCGAGGGCGCGTACAACAAGGCGGCCGACGGCTCCGCGATTGGCAAGCGCCTGTTCCTGGAGGCCGAGAAGGCCGCCATCGAGTACTCCGAGGCGCTCGATACCCCGGAGGGCCCGTCGCGGGTGCAAAAGGCGAAGGTGAAGCTCTACGACAAGCTGGTCTACGCCAAGATCAAGGAGGCGATGGGCGGTTCCGTCTGGTACGGCATTACCGGCGGGTCGGCGATGAGCGCGGACTTGTCGCACTTCTTCCGCGGCATGGGGGTGCCCATCTACGAGGGCTACGGCCTGACCGAAACGTGCGCGGCGGCGTGCGTGAACAATGCCGACGGCAACAAGGTCGGCACCGTCGGGCGTCCGGTGAACGGCTACTCGGTGCGCATCAACGACGACGGCGAGATCGAGTTCAAGGGCCCGGGCGTGTTTGAACAGTACTGGGGGAATCCGGCCGCGACCGAGGAAGCGCTCACCGACGGGTGGTTCAACACCGGCGACCTCGGCGAAGTGGACGAGGACGGCTACGTCTCGATCACCGGCCGCAAGAAGGACCTGATCGTCACCGCTGGCGGCAAGAACATCTCGCCGGGGCCGATGGAAGAGATCATTCGCCAGGACCCGTTGATCTCCAACGCGCTGGTGGTCGGCGACGGCAAGCCGTTCGTCGGCGTGCTGGTCACCCTCGACGAGGAGGAGTTGAAGCGCTGGAAGGCGAACCACAACATTCCGGCGAACAAGAAGGTCGCCGATCTCGCCATGGACCCGGCGCTGCGCGCGGAGGTCCAAGACGCGGTGAACATGGCGAACGCGACCGTCTCGCGCGCCGAGGCGATCAAGAAGTTCCGCATCCTGGACCGCGACCTGTCGGAGCAGCACGACGAGATGACACCGACGATGAAGGTGAAGCGCAACGTGGTCTTCCAGCGCTTCCAGGAGGACATCGACAAGCTGTACCAGCGTTAG
- the malQ gene encoding 4-alpha-glucanotransferase, whose amino-acid sequence MTNVDLLHALAESYGFGTSYRATSGLITQPPAASFVKLLRALGLSLSDAPGTEELQFHLDARREFWATRPLPPTVVAQEGAEKHFNVHVHDGHFAHCWIRLEDGSSRDCYQDENWAPPYTASDGVVWGEATFRTPGDLPAGWHELHLESDNLDEVCTLLVVPQTLSTNAEVIQNPVWGVMAQLYSVRSRGSWGIGDFADLALLAETVAAHGADYLLINPVHAAQPVPPVEDSPYLPTSRRFINPIYIAVEDVPEYALLDDDQRAAIADLAAPLKAMNTTAAPLERDRVFATKLACLRELFWRSQADTARTRAFETFCREEGEGLEEFAYWCAAQAAESEHEAAPKHAGGDVEELKDFYMWLQFVADEQRRHAQERAVAAGMSIGIMTDLAVGIHPGGADAATLHEVLVPDASVGAPPDQYTQQGQDWSQPPWNPQQLAEFGYAPWRDLLRTVLRHSGGIRVDHVLGLFRLFWLPRTATPTHGAYMNYDFEAMLGTLVLEAERAGAVVVGEDLGTFEPWVQDVLRDKGVLGTSVLWFESVPPEMPRPSQQYRNLALTAVGTHDLPPTAGYLKGAHNELRHELGLVDDTVDALNAADKVWIDQVIDLARAEGALTDDIVEGLTRFVASTPSAMTCTTLVDMVGDERIQNLPGTNGEQYSNWRMPLCDATGTPVLIEDLDTVESFARIAEASKR is encoded by the coding sequence GTGACCAACGTGGATCTTCTGCACGCTCTCGCGGAGTCGTACGGCTTCGGCACCTCCTACCGCGCCACCAGCGGGCTGATCACGCAGCCTCCGGCGGCGTCGTTTGTGAAGTTGTTGCGCGCGTTAGGTCTTTCGCTTAGCGACGCCCCCGGCACCGAAGAACTCCAATTCCACCTCGACGCCCGCCGCGAATTCTGGGCGACCCGCCCCCTGCCGCCCACCGTGGTGGCGCAGGAAGGCGCGGAGAAGCACTTCAACGTCCACGTCCACGACGGGCACTTTGCGCACTGCTGGATCCGGCTCGAGGATGGCTCGTCGCGCGACTGCTACCAGGACGAGAACTGGGCGCCGCCGTATACCGCCTCGGACGGGGTGGTGTGGGGCGAGGCGACGTTCCGCACCCCCGGCGACCTGCCGGCTGGCTGGCACGAGTTGCACTTGGAGTCGGACAACTTGGACGAGGTGTGCACGCTGCTCGTCGTGCCGCAGACGCTATCCACCAACGCGGAGGTCATCCAAAACCCGGTGTGGGGTGTCATGGCGCAGCTGTACTCGGTGCGCTCGCGCGGCTCGTGGGGCATCGGCGACTTTGCCGACCTGGCACTTTTGGCCGAGACGGTGGCCGCGCACGGGGCCGACTACTTGCTGATCAACCCGGTGCACGCCGCGCAGCCAGTGCCGCCGGTGGAGGATTCGCCGTACCTGCCCACCTCGCGGCGCTTCATCAACCCCATCTACATCGCGGTCGAGGACGTCCCCGAGTACGCGTTGCTTGACGACGACCAACGCGCCGCCATCGCCGACCTCGCCGCACCGTTGAAAGCCATGAACACCACCGCCGCGCCGCTGGAGCGCGACCGCGTGTTCGCCACAAAACTCGCGTGCTTGCGGGAGCTGTTCTGGCGCTCGCAGGCCGATACGGCGCGCACCCGCGCCTTCGAGACGTTTTGCCGCGAAGAGGGCGAGGGCCTCGAGGAGTTCGCGTACTGGTGCGCGGCGCAGGCCGCCGAGTCGGAGCACGAGGCTGCGCCGAAGCACGCCGGCGGCGATGTCGAGGAGTTGAAGGACTTCTACATGTGGCTGCAGTTCGTCGCCGACGAGCAGCGTCGTCACGCGCAGGAGCGTGCTGTGGCCGCCGGGATGTCCATCGGCATCATGACGGACCTGGCGGTGGGCATCCACCCCGGCGGCGCGGACGCGGCAACGCTGCACGAGGTCTTGGTGCCGGACGCGTCGGTCGGCGCGCCGCCGGACCAGTACACACAGCAGGGCCAGGACTGGTCGCAGCCGCCGTGGAACCCGCAGCAACTCGCGGAGTTCGGCTACGCCCCGTGGCGCGACCTGCTGCGCACCGTGCTGCGCCACTCCGGCGGCATCCGTGTCGACCACGTCCTGGGGCTGTTCCGCCTGTTCTGGTTGCCGCGCACCGCCACTCCGACGCACGGGGCGTACATGAACTACGACTTCGAGGCGATGCTGGGCACGCTCGTGCTCGAGGCGGAGCGCGCCGGTGCGGTCGTCGTCGGCGAGGACCTAGGGACGTTCGAGCCGTGGGTCCAAGACGTGCTGCGCGACAAGGGCGTGTTGGGCACCTCCGTGCTGTGGTTCGAGTCGGTGCCGCCGGAGATGCCGCGCCCGTCGCAGCAGTACCGCAACCTGGCGCTCACCGCCGTGGGCACGCACGATCTGCCGCCGACCGCCGGCTATCTCAAGGGCGCGCACAACGAATTGCGCCACGAGCTCGGGCTTGTCGACGACACCGTCGACGCGCTCAACGCCGCCGACAAGGTTTGGATCGACCAGGTCATCGACCTCGCCCGCGCAGAAGGGGCGCTTACCGACGACATCGTGGAGGGCCTCACCCGCTTCGTCGCCTCTACCCCGTCGGCGATGACGTGCACGACCCTGGTGGACATGGTCGGCGACGAGCGCATCCAGAACCTGCCCGGCACCAACGGCGAGCAGTACTCCAACTGGCGCATGCCGCTGTGCGACGCCACCGGCACCCCCGTCCTCATCGAGGATCTGGACACGGTGGAGTCGTTTGCGCGGATCGCGGAGGCGTCGAAACGCTAG
- a CDS encoding trypsin-like serine peptidase encodes MRNGNLRLKRAGAAAAAALLALAVPAPAPAQAALKVEQGGRIFVDNLGTDKLTACTVGYNDPRNRRSYTAAHCTVHNGDYLPQGAVVYVADERGRQRPEPAGLVFPALAYNAKSGANDWAVIYWFDGVDIGRNPFGGAYVPISELTTDDTICYHGYASHGDTQDASCGKFVGTIENTTYFDAPGLPQHGDSGGPVFVPGRGLIGVISGANYFAGDDRQEILGFERSSALYSGPSYSAERVSAFLDDEYARRFPTTPASKPPVALNPTAEVAPTATAAPTPAPMPEPEAGGTPTFPSGAATPSWVPKSPPATTAPAPEPESTDAQVVGIVLGVVAVLAIFVPLFAWVMGLI; translated from the coding sequence ATGCGCAACGGCAACCTGCGACTCAAACGCGCCGGTGCGGCGGCAGCGGCGGCGCTCCTAGCGCTCGCTGTGCCCGCACCGGCGCCGGCGCAGGCTGCCCTGAAGGTGGAGCAGGGCGGGCGGATATTCGTCGATAATTTAGGCACCGACAAACTCACTGCCTGCACCGTCGGCTACAACGACCCGCGCAACCGCCGCAGCTACACCGCCGCCCACTGCACGGTGCACAACGGCGACTATCTGCCGCAGGGCGCGGTAGTCTACGTCGCCGACGAGCGCGGCCGCCAACGCCCCGAGCCCGCCGGCCTTGTCTTCCCGGCGCTGGCGTACAACGCGAAAAGCGGCGCGAACGACTGGGCGGTGATCTACTGGTTCGACGGCGTCGACATCGGCCGCAACCCGTTCGGCGGCGCGTACGTGCCCATCAGCGAGCTGACCACCGACGACACCATCTGCTACCACGGCTACGCCTCCCACGGCGACACCCAGGATGCGAGCTGTGGCAAGTTCGTCGGCACGATTGAAAACACCACCTACTTCGACGCGCCGGGCCTGCCGCAGCACGGCGATTCCGGCGGCCCAGTGTTCGTGCCCGGCCGCGGGCTGATCGGCGTGATCTCCGGTGCGAACTACTTCGCCGGCGACGACCGCCAGGAGATCCTCGGCTTCGAGCGCTCGTCCGCGCTCTACAGTGGCCCGTCGTACAGCGCGGAGCGCGTCAGCGCCTTCTTGGACGACGAGTACGCGCGTCGCTTTCCGACGACCCCAGCGTCGAAACCGCCCGTCGCCCTCAACCCGACCGCGGAGGTGGCACCGACGGCAACCGCCGCGCCCACCCCGGCGCCGATGCCCGAGCCTGAGGCGGGCGGCACGCCGACGTTCCCCTCGGGCGCGGCCACCCCGTCGTGGGTGCCGAAGTCGCCGCCGGCGACAACCGCTCCGGCACCGGAGCCGGAGTCGACCGACGCGCAGGTGGTCGGGATCGTGCTCGGCGTCGTCGCGGTGTTGGCGATCTTCGTGCCGCTGTTCGCCTGGGTGATGGGGCTGATCTAA
- a CDS encoding M3 family metallopeptidase, whose protein sequence is MTNPLLAPSTLPYNLPDFAAIRLEHVEPAFDKALATHAQEIAAITTADEPTWGNTVEAFELAGADLDRVMAWFFNLQGTDSTDEFDAVADRIVPKLSAHIDSIYQNGELYSRIKQVKAPSDEESQRLHDELMRRFTRRGADLDAAGKSRLQEINRRLSELSERFGRNLLADTKSLAVELTRDELAGLSEAQIEAYKDGDRFVVPIELPTTQALQAELEDSGARHKLFDASRARGRDTNADIVKEAVRLRLERAKLLGFASHADYVIAEETAATAQAARQLIADLAPAAAANAEAERKLASELAGEDLDGADWPYWQAKRREQALGIDEAEIRKYFPLEQVLEDGVFYAANLLYGITVEKREDLNGYRDDVDVWEVKEEDGTGIGLLLTDYNARSSKRGGAWMSSFVDQSHLAGTKPVVVNVMSITSNLLTIDEVTTVFHEFGHALHGLLSDVRYPSNSGTNVPRDWVEFPSQINENYAFAPEIARNYARHVDTGEVIADELLAALKASRQFGQGFDTAEYLAASAIDLAWHSLDDDTELDADLNIAAFEQEALREVGLDIDGLEPRYRSTWFNHIFAGGYSAGYYSYLWAEALDADGFQLVEEEGINRRTGAKFREQILSKGASRDYAEAYRAFRGRDKDTRPLLERRGLSGSDISS, encoded by the coding sequence ATGACAAATCCACTGCTTGCGCCTTCGACCCTGCCGTACAACCTGCCGGACTTTGCCGCGATCCGGCTCGAGCACGTGGAGCCCGCCTTCGACAAGGCGCTTGCCACGCACGCCCAGGAGATTGCGGCGATCACCACCGCCGACGAGCCGACGTGGGGAAACACCGTGGAGGCGTTCGAGTTGGCGGGTGCGGATTTGGACCGCGTGATGGCGTGGTTTTTCAACCTGCAGGGCACCGATTCCACCGACGAGTTCGATGCGGTGGCCGACCGCATCGTGCCCAAACTGTCGGCGCACATCGACTCGATTTACCAAAACGGCGAGCTCTACTCCCGCATCAAGCAGGTGAAGGCTCCGAGCGATGAGGAGTCGCAGAGGCTTCACGACGAACTTATGCGCCGCTTCACCCGCCGCGGCGCCGACCTGGACGCGGCCGGCAAGTCGCGGCTCCAGGAGATCAACCGCCGCCTGTCGGAGTTGTCGGAGCGTTTCGGCCGCAACCTGCTCGCGGACACGAAGTCGCTCGCGGTGGAGTTGACCCGAGACGAACTCGCAGGTCTCTCGGAGGCCCAGATCGAGGCGTACAAGGACGGCGACCGCTTTGTCGTGCCGATCGAACTGCCCACCACGCAGGCTCTGCAGGCGGAGCTGGAGGATTCCGGGGCGCGCCACAAGCTTTTCGACGCCTCGCGCGCCCGCGGCCGCGACACCAACGCCGACATCGTGAAGGAAGCGGTGCGCCTGCGCCTTGAGCGCGCGAAACTGCTCGGGTTCGCCTCGCACGCCGATTACGTCATCGCCGAGGAGACCGCCGCCACCGCGCAGGCCGCGCGCCAACTCATCGCGGACCTGGCGCCGGCCGCGGCGGCCAATGCAGAAGCGGAGCGCAAACTCGCATCCGAACTCGCCGGCGAGGACCTAGACGGCGCCGACTGGCCCTACTGGCAGGCGAAGCGCCGCGAGCAGGCACTCGGCATCGACGAGGCCGAGATCCGCAAGTACTTCCCGCTCGAGCAAGTGCTCGAAGACGGCGTGTTTTACGCCGCGAACCTGCTCTACGGCATCACGGTAGAAAAGCGCGAGGACTTGAACGGCTACCGCGACGACGTCGACGTCTGGGAGGTCAAGGAGGAAGACGGCACCGGCATTGGGCTGTTGCTCACGGACTACAACGCGCGCTCGTCGAAACGCGGCGGCGCCTGGATGAGCTCCTTTGTGGACCAGTCGCACCTCGCCGGCACCAAGCCGGTGGTGGTCAACGTCATGTCGATCACCTCCAACCTGCTCACCATCGACGAGGTCACCACCGTCTTCCACGAGTTCGGCCACGCTCTGCACGGGCTGCTGTCGGACGTGCGCTACCCGTCGAACTCCGGCACGAACGTCCCGCGCGACTGGGTGGAATTTCCCTCCCAGATCAACGAGAACTACGCCTTTGCCCCCGAGATCGCGCGCAACTACGCCCGCCACGTAGACACCGGCGAGGTCATTGCCGACGAGCTGCTCGCCGCGCTGAAGGCCTCGCGGCAGTTCGGCCAAGGCTTCGACACCGCCGAGTACCTCGCGGCCAGCGCGATCGACCTGGCGTGGCACTCGCTTGACGACGACACCGAGCTCGACGCCGACCTCAACATCGCCGCCTTCGAGCAAGAGGCCCTGCGCGAGGTCGGCCTGGACATCGACGGCCTCGAGCCGCGCTACCGTTCCACCTGGTTCAACCACATCTTCGCCGGCGGCTACTCCGCGGGCTACTACTCCTACCTGTGGGCCGAAGCGCTCGACGCCGACGGTTTCCAGCTCGTCGAAGAAGAAGGCATCAACCGGCGCACCGGCGCGAAGTTCCGCGAGCAAATCCTGTCCAAGGGAGCCTCGCGCGACTACGCGGAGGCCTACCGCGCGTTCCGCGGCCGCGACAAGGACACCCGCCCGCTGCTTGAGCGCCGCGGCTTGTCCGGGTCCGATATTTCTTCCTAA
- a CDS encoding ABC transporter ATP-binding protein, with the protein MQSLMRVARSASALWPFYIAVVVVSSIVAGLGLISPFLIREATDTIVAALNDDTVTEPARTVIWLAIALFAAEALASLLRNVSGYLGDVMVARLRQIMSTRYFAKLLALPQRYYDNQVTGTIIARLDRSIANVTQFIQSFSNNFLPMLLQVVAILGITAYYYWPLTVLLALLFPLYTWLTALTSKRWQVFEQEKNANIDEGNGRFAEVVGQVKVTKSYGAEVRELDKFGRHYTNVVDITRPQSRWWHSMDTARGVAMNLIFMGIYLILFTRTLDGHFSIGEMVMLIQMVTMARQPVTMMSWIVDAAQRAVAGSRDYFKVMDEPVEPTANRQLVAATEASGMPALDATQQAPLAVREPVVAFEDVTFEYMPGEPVLHDVTFTAREGEKIALVGESGGGKSTIVNLLLGLYPITDGRLEVCGEEISHLDVEKLRATTGVVFQEAALFSGSVFENIAYGKPDATLEEVVDVAKRANAHEFIMKFTDGYDTIIGERGLRLSGGQRQRVAVARAMLKDAPLLILDEATSALDTKAERAVQAGLDELMRDRTTIMIAHRLSTIAGVDTIITLRDGRIDEIGSPADLAVSGGIYSELLRLTASSSAADRKRLKAFGFAADGAEDEEDEDR; encoded by the coding sequence ATGCAGTCTTTGATGCGCGTCGCGCGCAGCGCCTCCGCCCTCTGGCCGTTCTATATCGCGGTGGTGGTGGTCTCGTCGATTGTCGCGGGCCTCGGGCTGATCTCCCCGTTCCTCATCCGCGAGGCGACAGACACCATCGTCGCAGCGCTTAACGACGACACCGTGACCGAACCCGCCCGCACCGTCATCTGGCTCGCGATCGCCCTGTTCGCCGCCGAGGCGCTCGCGTCGCTGCTTCGCAACGTCTCCGGGTATTTAGGCGACGTGATGGTCGCGCGGCTGCGCCAGATCATGTCCACGCGTTACTTCGCCAAACTTTTGGCATTGCCGCAGCGCTACTACGACAACCAGGTCACCGGCACGATCATCGCCCGGCTGGATCGCTCGATTGCAAACGTCACGCAGTTCATCCAGTCGTTTAGCAACAACTTCCTGCCGATGCTGCTGCAGGTCGTCGCCATCTTGGGCATCACCGCCTACTACTACTGGCCGCTGACGGTGCTGCTGGCGCTGCTGTTCCCGCTGTACACGTGGCTGACCGCGTTGACGTCGAAGCGCTGGCAGGTCTTTGAACAGGAGAAAAACGCCAACATCGACGAGGGCAACGGACGGTTTGCCGAGGTCGTGGGACAGGTGAAGGTGACCAAGTCCTACGGCGCCGAGGTGCGCGAGTTGGACAAGTTCGGCCGCCACTACACCAACGTGGTGGACATCACGCGCCCGCAATCGCGCTGGTGGCACTCGATGGACACCGCCCGCGGCGTGGCGATGAACCTCATTTTCATGGGCATCTACCTCATCTTGTTCACCCGCACGCTGGACGGGCACTTCTCCATCGGCGAGATGGTCATGCTCATCCAGATGGTCACCATGGCCCGCCAGCCGGTGACGATGATGAGCTGGATTGTCGACGCCGCCCAGCGCGCCGTCGCCGGCTCGCGCGACTACTTCAAGGTGATGGACGAGCCGGTCGAGCCCACCGCGAACCGCCAACTCGTCGCCGCCACCGAGGCCTCCGGCATGCCCGCGCTCGATGCCACCCAGCAGGCGCCGCTGGCTGTGCGGGAGCCTGTCGTGGCGTTCGAGGACGTCACGTTCGAGTACATGCCCGGCGAGCCGGTGCTGCACGACGTGACCTTCACCGCGCGTGAGGGCGAAAAGATCGCGCTCGTTGGCGAGTCCGGCGGCGGCAAGTCCACGATCGTGAACCTGTTGCTCGGCCTCTACCCCATCACCGACGGCCGCCTTGAGGTGTGCGGCGAGGAAATCTCGCACCTAGACGTGGAGAAGCTGCGCGCCACCACCGGCGTGGTGTTCCAGGAGGCGGCGCTGTTTTCCGGCTCGGTGTTTGAAAACATCGCCTACGGCAAACCGGACGCCACGCTCGAGGAGGTCGTCGACGTGGCCAAGCGCGCAAACGCTCACGAGTTCATCATGAAGTTCACGGACGGCTACGACACCATCATCGGCGAGCGCGGCCTGCGCCTGTCCGGCGGCCAGCGCCAGCGCGTCGCCGTGGCCCGCGCCATGCTCAAGGACGCCCCGCTGCTCATCCTCGACGAGGCCACCTCCGCTCTGGACACCAAGGCGGAGCGCGCCGTCCAGGCGGGCTTGGACGAACTCATGCGTGACCGCACCACCATCATGATCGCGCACCGCTTGTCGACGATCGCCGGCGTGGACACCATCATCACCCTGCGCGACGGGCGTATCGACGAAATCGGCTCCCCGGCAGACCTCGCCGTCTCCGGCGGTATTTATTCAGAGCTGCTGCGCCTGACTGCCTCGTCGTCCGCCGCCGATAGGAAGCGGTTGAAGGCGTTCGGCTTCGCCGCCGACGGCGCCGAAGACGAGGAGGACGAGGACCGTTAA
- a CDS encoding type II toxin-antitoxin system VapC family toxin, with the protein MAERGLLDTSVLFGLDDIDLDRLPDHWAISAVTMAELSAGPAAANDPVERARRANQAHAVSELVECISFDDRAARAYALVYGAVMKAGRKPKRRAFDLLIASCALAEGLDLYTRNPGNFRGLEELIRVIQI; encoded by the coding sequence GTGGCTGAACGGGGTTTGTTAGATACTTCGGTGCTGTTTGGCCTGGACGACATTGACTTGGACCGACTACCAGACCATTGGGCGATTTCGGCGGTCACGATGGCGGAGCTGTCCGCTGGGCCGGCGGCGGCGAACGATCCGGTCGAACGGGCGAGACGGGCGAACCAAGCGCACGCGGTCTCGGAGTTGGTTGAATGTATTTCCTTCGACGACCGCGCGGCCCGCGCGTATGCGCTCGTCTACGGTGCGGTGATGAAAGCAGGTCGAAAGCCCAAACGCCGGGCGTTCGACCTCTTGATCGCAAGTTGCGCGCTCGCTGAAGGGCTCGACCTGTATACCCGCAATCCGGGAAATTTTCGCGGGCTTGAGGAGTTAATCCGCGTCATTCAGATTTAA
- a CDS encoding type II toxin-antitoxin system Phd/YefM family antitoxin, with the protein MTETISQRELRNESGRIMRALDEGETFVITSNSQPVGELRPLRKPKFGRKEDLIAALRGVASVDFAQFRADIDEFVDQGIDPRG; encoded by the coding sequence ATGACGGAGACAATCAGTCAACGTGAACTGCGTAATGAGAGCGGACGAATCATGCGTGCGCTCGATGAGGGGGAAACATTCGTGATTACAAGTAACTCGCAACCTGTCGGAGAACTTCGGCCGCTGAGAAAGCCGAAATTCGGACGCAAGGAGGATCTCATCGCCGCCCTGCGGGGTGTTGCGAGTGTCGACTTCGCGCAGTTCCGTGCGGATATCGACGAGTTTGTCGATCAAGGAATTGATCCGCGTGGCTGA